The nucleotide window ACCGTAGAACGGTGGATCACGCAAGACCGGACGCCGTACCCGCGTCACCGACACGCAATCGCGGCAATGGTGCGGGAGGACGTGCCGTACCTGTGGCCAGACGCGGTGACCCCCGAGAAGGCGTCGAGGATTGGGCAGAGCGAGTTGGTGCAGCTCTACACCCGGCGCTCTGCCGTGCCGTACGACCTATGGCGTCGACTGATCGAACGCGCGGAGAAGCGAATAGACGTGCTGGCCTACGCCGGCTTGTTCCTCGTAGAGCAGGACCGCAGGCTGATCGAAACCCTGCGTCAAAAGGCTGTTGACGGCGTCACGGTGACAATCCTGCTCGGGGACCCGAGTAGCGAGGCGATCGAGCGCAAAAGCATCGAGGAAGGTTCGCCGGGTGTGATGGCGGCGAAGATCCGCCAAGTTCAGCAGTACTACAACCGGCTTGACGATGCGCCCGGGGTGAAGGTCCGTTACCACGACACGACGTTGTACAACTCGATCTATCGCTTCGATGACGAGATGTTGGTGAACATGCACGTGCTCGGGTTTCCGGCGCCACATGCGCCTGTGATGCATCTGCGCAGGCTCAGCGGCGGCGATCTGTTCGGCACGTACGCCGACAGCTTCGACCGGGTCCTAGCTGCCTCGACGACTCAGCCACGCGG belongs to Micromonospora ureilytica and includes:
- a CDS encoding XRE family transcriptional regulator; this encodes MPNDRLRDAILRNGLTPVTVAEKIGVDAKTVERWITQDRTPYPRHRHAIAAMVREDVPYLWPDAVTPEKASRIGQSELVQLYTRRSAVPYDLWRRLIERAEKRIDVLAYAGLFLVEQDRRLIETLRQKAVDGVTVTILLGDPSSEAIERKSIEEGSPGVMAAKIRQVQQYYNRLDDAPGVKVRYHDTTLYNSIYRFDDEMLVNMHVLGFPAPHAPVMHLRRLSGGDLFGTYADSFDRVLAASTTQPRGEMAA